In Flavobacterium sp. N3904, one DNA window encodes the following:
- a CDS encoding bifunctional riboflavin kinase/FAD synthetase: protein MKIFHSINDFQVSTNGTVKKTILTLGTFDGVHFGHKKILEKLTQNTENGKFESVVLTFFPHPRMVLQEDSDIKLLNTIDEKIELLEAIGIENLVIHPFDESFSRLTADEFVQNVLIDQFHIHKIIIGHDHRFGRNRTANIDDLIAFGKQYDFEVEEISAQEIKEVSVSSTKIRNALIEGNVALANEYLGYNYSLTGTIIKGKQLGRTIGFPTANLKIKENFKLIPQNGVYIVKSTFGSKTVFGMMNIGFNPTVEGKIQTIEINYFDFNEDLYDQKITVSILERIRSEVKFESVTLLKEQIEKDKIAALTYFDNN, encoded by the coding sequence TTGAAGATTTTTCATTCTATAAACGATTTCCAAGTTTCAACAAACGGAACTGTAAAAAAAACGATACTTACTTTAGGTACTTTTGACGGTGTACATTTTGGACACAAGAAAATCTTGGAAAAATTAACTCAAAATACCGAGAACGGGAAATTTGAAAGTGTTGTACTTACTTTTTTTCCGCATCCACGCATGGTGCTCCAAGAGGATTCAGATATAAAATTACTCAATACCATTGATGAAAAGATTGAATTATTGGAAGCAATTGGAATTGAAAACTTAGTCATTCATCCTTTTGACGAAAGTTTTTCGAGATTAACTGCCGATGAATTTGTGCAGAATGTATTAATCGATCAATTTCACATTCATAAAATAATAATTGGTCACGATCATCGATTTGGCCGAAACAGAACAGCCAATATTGATGATTTGATTGCTTTTGGAAAACAATATGATTTTGAGGTTGAAGAAATATCAGCTCAAGAGATAAAGGAAGTATCGGTAAGTTCTACCAAAATCAGAAACGCTTTAATTGAAGGGAATGTAGCTTTGGCAAATGAATATCTTGGTTATAATTATTCACTAACTGGAACAATAATCAAAGGAAAACAGTTAGGAAGAACAATTGGCTTTCCAACAGCCAATCTAAAAATTAAAGAAAATTTTAAACTAATTCCTCAAAATGGAGTTTATATTGTAAAAAGTACATTCGGCTCAAAAACTGTTTTCGGAATGATGAATATTGGTTTTAATCCAACAGTTGAAGGCAAAATTCAAACCATTGAAATCAATTACTTCGATTTTAATGAAGATTTATACGATCAAAAAATCACGGTTTCTATTTTAGAAAGAATTCGATCTGAAGTAAAATTTGAATCCGTTACGCTTTTGAAAGAACAAATAGAGAAAGACAAAATTGCAGCTTTGACTTATTTTGACAACAATTGA
- the bioB gene encoding biotin synthase BioB — protein MSITKHNWTTEEIIAIYNKPMMDLLFEAATIHREHHDPNVVQVSTLVSIKTGGCSEDCGYCPQAARYNTGVEGNNLMSVNQVKEQAIQAKSGGSSRVCMGAAWRNVKDGPEFDQVLEMVRTINKMDMEVCCTLGMITENQAQRLAEAGLYAYNHNLDTSEDYYKEVISTRGFEDRLQTIENVRKTSVTVCSGGIIGMGESIEDRAGMLVALSTLNPQPESVPINALVAVEGTPMENEKPVEIWEMIRMVATTRIVMPNTQVRLSAGRMNMSREGQAMCFLAGANSIFAGDKLLTTPNPDVNEDMKMFDLLGLKPQQPFKKAAQRPTVEAADSQFESLGEKPKWTRPGHTIEKNLEASIKGK, from the coding sequence ATGAGTATCACAAAACACAACTGGACAACAGAAGAAATTATTGCAATTTATAATAAACCTATGATGGATTTGCTTTTTGAAGCGGCTACAATCCATCGAGAGCACCATGACCCAAACGTGGTTCAGGTTTCAACTTTGGTTTCCATAAAAACAGGTGGATGTTCTGAAGATTGTGGGTATTGCCCCCAAGCTGCCAGATACAACACAGGTGTTGAAGGCAATAATTTAATGTCAGTAAACCAAGTAAAAGAACAAGCTATTCAAGCTAAATCAGGAGGTTCATCCCGTGTATGTATGGGAGCTGCTTGGAGAAATGTAAAAGATGGCCCTGAGTTTGACCAAGTGCTGGAAATGGTTCGTACCATTAACAAAATGGACATGGAAGTTTGTTGCACTTTGGGTATGATTACCGAAAACCAAGCGCAACGATTGGCAGAAGCGGGTTTATATGCATACAATCATAACTTAGACACTTCAGAAGATTATTACAAAGAAGTAATATCAACTCGTGGATTTGAAGATCGCTTACAAACCATAGAAAATGTTCGTAAAACTAGCGTTACTGTTTGTAGCGGTGGAATTATAGGAATGGGTGAAAGTATCGAAGACAGAGCGGGAATGCTAGTGGCTCTTTCTACATTAAACCCACAACCAGAATCGGTGCCGATCAATGCATTAGTCGCTGTAGAAGGCACACCTATGGAAAACGAAAAACCAGTAGAAATTTGGGAAATGATTCGAATGGTTGCTACCACCAGAATTGTGATGCCCAATACACAAGTTCGTTTATCGGCAGGAAGAATGAACATGAGTAGAGAAGGTCAAGCCATGTGCTTTTTGGCTGGGGCTAATTCTATATTTGCTGGAGATAAATTACTAACCACTCCAAATCCTGATGTCAATGAAGACATGAAAATGTTTGATTTATTGGGTTTAAAACCTCAACAACCATTTAAAAAAGCAGCACAACGCCCAACAGTCGAAGCAGCAGATTCACAATTTGAATCTCTTGGAGAAAAACCAAAATGGACAAGACCTGGACATACAATTGAGAAAAATTTAGAAGCTTCTATAAAAGGAAAGTAA
- a CDS encoding T9SS sorting signal type C domain-containing protein — translation MKQIVLLLSILFLKSFGFYGQSIFFNPITDINPNLSNPYTNGQTVDPNCMVSGISRGNGIFGKNANNRYDATSWSSTNLDSSKYYEFSINPIAGKKIDFLSFSFVGQVSANGPTQFAFRSSIDGFATDIGTIVAAGSTVSLSNTVFQNRTTTTTFRIYAWEAMAGTGTFSINSFNFDGSTGCFIPESPYLSDISISCSSTSFDVNWIKSLQADSYILDVATDSSFINPVAGYFNMFLADIAKQDVSGIIAGQTYYVRLRAKSDCGISDYSNTSVVFSPATIFDGISWDNGVPDITKKAIFNGNAVITEQLNACSCQINSGVNISVGISGATNSEAILNVENGLNVSETGSLVFENNASLIQGNDAAVNIGKITYKRISAPMKNFDFTYWSSPVTSPMQTTVALSPNTLSDKYFKFDGGANKWVLYTGRMDAAVGYIIRTPKAGRWANGELVVFPYSQPVAFTGIPNNGYYNFFVGADQYNLIGNPYPSAIDADLFMTNTNNSAIICGSLYFWTHNTAISKSGSSYIYQSNDYAVYNLTGGTKGAPTGGPAPSGQIAAGQSFFVGSKAAGAIEFNNSMRIPDATSNAQFYKMSKTKKESGIEKNRVWLNLTNAGGAFKQLLVGYITGATNGVDNLYDGASFDGNTYIDFYSIIKEANFTIQGRALPFMKTDEVALGYKTAIEGTFTISIIQTDGILSNQAVFLEDKSLNVFHNLKEGPYTFTTLKGTFNDRFVLVYVDKTVAVGPPVEVLDPSLGNLDYSKSRNQVAVSVDNHQITINSFEETIAKVMVYDLRGRLLYEKIEVNRNEFVVSNIVSGKQILVVVTELSNGLKKANEIIF, via the coding sequence ATGAAGCAAATCGTTTTACTTTTATCCATTCTTTTTTTAAAATCTTTTGGATTTTACGGACAATCTATTTTTTTCAATCCAATTACTGACATTAACCCAAATCTTTCAAACCCTTATACCAATGGGCAAACAGTTGACCCAAATTGCATGGTTTCTGGCATCAGTAGAGGTAACGGAATTTTTGGAAAAAACGCTAATAATAGGTATGATGCCACAAGTTGGAGTTCTACAAATTTAGATTCCAGTAAATACTATGAGTTTTCGATAAATCCAATAGCTGGGAAAAAAATTGATTTTTTGAGTTTTTCTTTTGTAGGACAGGTTTCTGCAAATGGTCCAACACAATTTGCTTTTCGTTCTAGTATAGATGGTTTTGCTACGGATATTGGCACTATTGTAGCTGCAGGTTCTACAGTATCTTTGTCTAATACTGTTTTTCAAAATAGAACAACGACAACAACTTTTAGGATTTATGCTTGGGAGGCAATGGCCGGTACAGGAACTTTTAGTATCAATAGTTTTAATTTCGATGGAAGTACAGGTTGTTTCATCCCAGAATCTCCCTATTTATCAGACATATCTATTTCGTGTTCATCAACATCTTTTGATGTCAATTGGATTAAGTCACTCCAAGCCGATAGTTACATTTTGGATGTTGCTACGGATTCAAGTTTTATAAACCCAGTTGCCGGATATTTCAATATGTTTTTAGCGGATATTGCAAAACAAGATGTCTCAGGGATAATTGCTGGACAAACTTATTATGTCCGTTTGCGAGCAAAGAGTGATTGTGGAATAAGTGATTATTCAAATACAAGTGTTGTTTTTTCACCAGCAACTATTTTTGATGGGATTTCTTGGGACAATGGTGTGCCTGATATCACCAAGAAAGCCATTTTTAATGGAAATGCTGTAATTACTGAGCAATTAAATGCTTGCTCTTGTCAAATCAATTCTGGAGTAAATATATCGGTAGGAATCTCAGGAGCAACAAATTCGGAAGCAATTTTGAATGTCGAGAACGGATTGAATGTTTCGGAAACTGGCTCTTTGGTCTTTGAAAATAATGCAAGTTTGATTCAAGGCAACGATGCAGCAGTGAATATAGGGAAAATTACCTACAAGCGTATTTCTGCTCCAATGAAGAATTTTGATTTTACCTATTGGTCCTCTCCTGTTACTAGCCCAATGCAAACTACAGTTGCATTGTCTCCCAATACTTTGTCAGATAAATATTTTAAATTTGATGGTGGTGCAAACAAGTGGGTTTTGTATACAGGAAGAATGGATGCTGCTGTAGGATATATTATTCGTACACCCAAAGCTGGCCGTTGGGCAAATGGAGAATTAGTAGTTTTTCCTTATTCACAGCCTGTAGCTTTTACTGGAATTCCGAATAATGGTTATTATAATTTTTTTGTTGGAGCCGATCAATATAATTTAATTGGAAATCCATACCCATCCGCTATAGATGCCGATTTGTTTATGACCAACACTAACAATTCTGCAATTATTTGTGGTTCCTTGTATTTTTGGACACATAATACAGCAATAAGTAAAAGTGGTTCTAGTTATATTTATCAATCAAATGATTATGCTGTTTATAACTTAACAGGAGGAACAAAAGGAGCGCCGACAGGCGGTCCGGCTCCATCCGGTCAAATAGCTGCAGGTCAATCTTTTTTTGTGGGTAGCAAAGCAGCAGGGGCTATTGAATTTAACAATTCGATGCGGATTCCGGATGCGACCTCCAACGCACAATTTTACAAGATGTCCAAGACAAAGAAAGAATCAGGTATTGAGAAGAATAGGGTTTGGCTGAATCTGACCAATGCAGGAGGCGCATTCAAGCAACTGTTGGTTGGTTATATCACCGGAGCTACCAATGGTGTGGATAATTTGTATGATGGTGCGAGTTTTGACGGGAATACCTATATTGATTTTTACAGTATTATTAAAGAGGCCAATTTCACGATACAAGGTCGCGCATTGCCTTTCATGAAAACAGATGAAGTAGCTTTGGGATACAAAACGGCAATAGAAGGCACATTTACAATAAGCATCATTCAAACTGATGGGATTTTGAGTAACCAAGCAGTTTTTTTAGAAGATAAAAGTCTGAATGTTTTTCATAATTTAAAAGAAGGCCCTTATACTTTCACTACTTTGAAAGGAACGTTCAACGATCGTTTTGTATTGGTTTATGTTGATAAAACGGTTGCGGTTGGCCCTCCGGTAGAAGTATTAGATCCAAGTTTAGGAAATCTGGATTATAGCAAATCTAGAAACCAAGTTGCTGTATCGGTAGACAATCACCAAATTACCATTAACTCTTTTGAGGAAACGATTGCCAAAGTGATGGTTTATGATTTGAGAGGAAGGTTGCTTTATGAAAAAATCGAAGTAAACAGAAATGAATTTGTAGTTTCTAATATTGTCAGTGGCAAACAAATACTAGTTGTAGTTACAGAATTGAGCAACGGATTGAAAAAGGCTAACGAAATTATTTTTTAG
- a CDS encoding T9SS sorting signal type C domain-containing protein: MNRILLFFTAVFLGPLFSFGQSQTFPASGTFSAPAGVASVTAECWGAGGGGGGANFFAAAGGGGGGAYAKKLAIPLVLGTSYTVTVGLGGSGGTNSPTDGSSGGSSWFVSNVTVLAIGGGGGKQASFFGNGAGAAAVTSGNVGGSSNFYGGSGDDGNVGSNYSGGGGGGANSTASGNPANQNNGGAPNSDGGKGGDGVTTNTISNPGLITGGGGGGAGYTHAGGKGGDGQVKISWTCPTYSLTGVSVSPTTVCSGSTTTINLTGSAAGLPKGIYTVTYDAGSATNLTATMTVTTAGAGSFTSAVLSTAGANAIKITKLESGPVGGSCPVTISITTTVTVRALFTSGAINTTGETICNGGTPATTIGSATAASGGDTTITYSWRSSADGYVAAISGATSASYLPPSGLTTTTSYRRYAKDGTCNTTPLVATGTWTVTVRALFTSGAINTTGETICNGGTPATTVGSATAASGGDTTITYSWRSSADGYVAAISGATSASYLPPSGLTTTTSYRRYAKDGTCNTTPSVATGTWTVTVRALFTSGAINTTGETICNGGTPATTIGSATAASGGDTTITYSWRSSADGYVAAISGATSASYLPPTGLTTTTSYRRYAKDGTCNTTPLVATGTWTVTVRALFTSGAINTTGETICNGGTPATTIGSATAASGGDTTITYSWRSSTDGYVAAISGATSASYLPPTGLTTTTSYRRYAKDGTCNTTPLVATGTWTVTVRALFTSGAINTTGETICNGGTPATTIGSATAASGGDTTITYSWRSSVDGYVAAISGATSASYLPPSGLTTTTSYRRYAKDGTCNTTPSVATGTWTVTVNPNIPASVNISALPLGAICAGTSVTFTAAPTNGGTTPTYKWYKGGVLIPSETADTYTTTTLANGDAITCEMTSNATPCLTGSPAISNVVTMTVNALPTAPTISSKTDISCTVSTGSVTLGGLPSGTWTINPGPGAISDTGTSYTVTGLAVNSYTFTVADGNGCPSAPSAFVSILDSSSTTWNGTTWTNGTPNSSKSAIIASVTPNQPFTADIAACALTVDAGIIVTVPSGVTLTITNAVTTNGQLIFQNDASLVQDAATTTNSNSGAIEYQRSSAPMKNFDYTYWSSPVTGQSALGLSPNTFPDKYFKYNGTANAWVFYNGIMTPGVGYIIRTPKGGIWPNGENVVFPYSQPVAFKGVPNNGDYSYAVGPNEFNLVGNPYPSAIDADEFMNVNSDLYASGLYFWTHITPIATSGPSYQSSDYATYNGSGGTAASTGGAPPSGQIAAGQSFFVGSANITGSSFKFTNSMRVAGNNSQFFKMSKTKKSAAIEKNRVWLNLTNSGGAFKQLLVGYIAGATDDVDKLYDAANFNGNTYVNFYSLNNGKNYTIQGRAVPFKATDEVPLGYKSTIEGPFEIGIANRDGLLANQEIWLEDKKTAVMHDLTKGSYSFTAIKGTENDRFVLKYTNKTLGTDDHEIVEKALNVYVKNKKITIVSTAEALGDVFVYDLRGRLLYENKNTDKNEFVIPNLNSGDQFLIVVVQLANGKWVSKEIVF, from the coding sequence ATGAATAGAATTTTACTTTTTTTTACCGCCGTTTTTTTAGGTCCATTATTTTCTTTTGGGCAATCACAGACATTTCCTGCATCCGGAACTTTCTCGGCTCCAGCTGGTGTTGCCTCGGTCACTGCTGAGTGCTGGGGAGCGGGAGGAGGAGGAGGAGGAGCTAATTTTTTTGCAGCTGCTGGTGGTGGTGGTGGTGGTGCTTATGCTAAAAAACTTGCTATTCCCCTAGTTTTGGGAACGAGTTATACTGTTACTGTAGGTTTGGGTGGTTCAGGTGGTACAAATAGTCCTACTGACGGTTCTTCTGGCGGTTCAAGCTGGTTTGTGTCAAATGTAACAGTTCTTGCAATAGGTGGTGGTGGTGGAAAACAAGCAAGTTTTTTTGGAAATGGTGCAGGTGCTGCAGCTGTAACTTCTGGTAATGTAGGTGGATCATCTAATTTTTATGGAGGCTCTGGAGATGATGGTAATGTGGGTTCAAATTATTCGGGAGGAGGAGGAGGAGGAGCCAATTCAACTGCTAGTGGGAATCCTGCTAATCAAAATAATGGAGGTGCGCCAAATAGTGACGGTGGAAAAGGAGGTGATGGAGTTACAACAAATACGATAAGTAATCCTGGTTTAATCACTGGTGGCGGTGGAGGTGGTGCAGGTTATACACATGCTGGAGGTAAGGGTGGAGATGGTCAGGTAAAAATTTCTTGGACTTGCCCTACATATAGTCTTACAGGTGTTTCAGTTTCTCCAACTACTGTGTGTTCAGGAAGTACCACTACAATTAATTTAACAGGATCAGCCGCAGGGCTTCCAAAAGGAATTTATACAGTTACTTATGATGCTGGTTCAGCTACCAATTTAACTGCTACTATGACTGTTACAACAGCTGGTGCAGGTAGTTTTACTTCAGCGGTTTTAAGTACTGCTGGGGCAAATGCTATAAAGATAACAAAATTAGAATCAGGCCCAGTAGGAGGTTCATGTCCTGTTACTATTTCTATTACTACTACCGTAACAGTAAGAGCGTTATTTACTTCGGGAGCTATCAATACTACAGGAGAAACGATTTGTAACGGAGGTACACCAGCTACAACTATTGGAAGTGCCACAGCAGCCAGTGGCGGGGATACTACAATTACCTATTCATGGAGATCTTCTGCTGATGGTTATGTGGCTGCTATATCCGGAGCTACAAGTGCTAGCTATTTACCGCCATCAGGCTTGACAACAACAACTAGTTACCGCCGTTATGCTAAAGACGGAACTTGTAACACTACTCCGTTAGTCGCTACAGGAACTTGGACCGTAACAGTAAGAGCTTTATTTACTTCAGGAGCTATCAATACAACAGGCGAAACGATTTGTAATGGAGGTACACCAGCAACTACTGTAGGCAGTGCAACAGCAGCCAGTGGAGGTGATACTACAATTACCTATTCATGGAGATCTTCTGCTGATGGTTATGTGGCTGCGATATCCGGAGCTACAAGTGCTAGCTATTTACCACCATCAGGCTTGACAACAACAACTAGTTACCGCCGTTATGCTAAAGACGGAACTTGTAACACTACTCCATCAGTAGCTACAGGAACTTGGACCGTAACAGTAAGAGCTTTATTTACTTCAGGAGCTATCAATACAACAGGCGAAACGATTTGTAACGGAGGTACACCAGCAACTACTATTGGAAGTGCAACAGCAGCCAGTGGAGGTGATACTACAATTACCTATTCATGGAGGTCTTCTGCTGATGGTTATGTGGCTGCTATATCCGGAGCTACAAGTGCTAGCTATTTACCACCAACAGGCTTGACAACAACAACTAGTTACCGCCGTTATGCTAAAGACGGAACTTGTAACACTACTCCGTTAGTCGCTACAGGAACTTGGACCGTAACAGTAAGAGCTTTATTTACTTCAGGAGCTATCAATACAACAGGCGAAACGATTTGTAATGGAGGTACACCAGCAACTACTATAGGCAGTGCAACAGCAGCCAGTGGAGGTGATACTACAATTACCTATTCATGGAGGTCTTCTACTGATGGTTATGTGGCTGCTATATCCGGAGCTACAAGTGCTAGCTATTTACCACCAACAGGCTTGACAACAACAACTAGTTACCGCCGTTATGCTAAAGACGGAACTTGTAACACTACTCCGTTAGTCGCTACAGGAACTTGGACCGTAACAGTAAGAGCTTTATTTACTTCAGGAGCTATCAATACAACAGGCGAAACGATTTGTAACGGAGGTACACCAGCAACTACTATTGGAAGTGCAACAGCAGCCAGTGGAGGTGATACTACAATTACCTATTCATGGAGGTCTTCTGTTGATGGTTATGTGGCTGCGATATCCGGAGCTACAAGTGCTAGCTATTTACCGCCATCAGGCTTGACAACAACAACTAGTTACCGCCGTTATGCTAAAGACGGAACTTGTAACACTACTCCATCAGTAGCTACAGGAACTTGGACCGTAACAGTAAACCCAAATATACCAGCCAGTGTCAATATATCGGCGTTACCATTGGGGGCAATTTGTGCAGGAACATCGGTAACTTTTACCGCTGCACCAACTAACGGAGGAACAACACCAACCTATAAATGGTACAAAGGAGGGGTTTTAATTCCAAGTGAAACAGCAGATACATATACAACAACTACTTTGGCAAATGGAGACGCAATTACTTGCGAAATGACATCGAATGCTACTCCTTGTTTAACAGGAAGCCCAGCAATTTCAAATGTTGTGACTATGACAGTCAACGCCCTACCAACAGCCCCAACGATAAGTTCCAAAACAGACATAAGCTGTACAGTAAGTACCGGCAGTGTTACTTTGGGAGGCTTACCTAGTGGTACATGGACAATTAATCCTGGTCCTGGCGCAATTTCAGACACAGGAACCTCTTATACCGTTACAGGTTTGGCTGTAAACAGTTATACCTTTACGGTAGCAGACGGAAATGGTTGTCCATCAGCACCATCGGCTTTTGTTTCGATATTGGACTCCTCGTCTACAACTTGGAACGGTACAACTTGGACTAACGGAACTCCTAATTCAAGTAAAAGCGCCATAATTGCGTCAGTAACTCCAAACCAGCCATTTACTGCCGATATTGCAGCCTGTGCTTTGACAGTTGATGCGGGTATAATTGTAACGGTTCCATCAGGAGTTACATTAACAATCACTAATGCGGTAACGACCAACGGTCAATTAATTTTCCAGAACGACGCGAGTTTGGTACAAGATGCAGCTACTACTACCAACTCAAATTCGGGAGCTATTGAATACCAGCGTAGCTCGGCACCGATGAAGAATTTCGATTATACGTATTGGTCTTCACCGGTTACGGGACAAAGTGCGCTCGGATTGTCTCCCAATACCTTTCCTGATAAGTATTTTAAGTATAACGGAACTGCTAATGCTTGGGTTTTTTATAATGGAATAATGACGCCGGGAGTGGGCTATATTATCCGCACGCCCAAAGGGGGTATCTGGCCCAATGGAGAAAATGTTGTTTTCCCATACTCACAGCCCGTTGCATTCAAAGGAGTTCCCAACAATGGGGATTACAGCTATGCAGTAGGACCCAACGAATTCAATTTGGTAGGAAATCCTTATCCATCGGCTATAGATGCAGATGAGTTTATGAATGTCAATAGCGATTTATATGCTAGCGGATTGTATTTCTGGACGCACATTACGCCAATAGCGACAAGCGGTCCGAGTTATCAATCAAGTGATTATGCTACTTATAATGGATCAGGTGGAACAGCTGCTTCTACAGGGGGTGCTCCACCATCAGGTCAAATAGCTGCCGGCCAATCGTTTTTTGTGGGTAGTGCTAATATAACAGGCAGTAGTTTTAAATTTACCAACTCGATGCGGGTAGCGGGAAATAACAGTCAGTTTTTCAAAATGTCGAAGACCAAGAAATCGGCAGCAATTGAGAAAAACAGGGTCTGGTTGAACTTGACTAACTCAGGAGGAGCCTTCAAGCAATTGTTGGTTGGTTATATCGCCGGAGCTACCGATGATGTGGATAAATTATACGATGCGGCAAATTTTAACGGCAATACGTATGTTAATTTTTACAGTCTCAATAATGGGAAGAACTATACGATTCAGGGACGAGCAGTGCCTTTTAAAGCCACAGACGAAGTACCATTAGGATATAAAAGCACCATTGAAGGGCCTTTTGAAATAGGTATTGCAAACAGAGACGGTCTATTGGCCAATCAGGAGATTTGGCTGGAGGACAAGAAAACGGCAGTGATGCATGATTTGACCAAAGGGAGTTACAGCTTTACAGCAATAAAAGGCACCGAAAACGATCGTTTTGTGTTGAAATACACCAACAAGACCTTGGGCACCGATGACCATGAAATTGTTGAAAAAGCGTTGAATGTATATGTAAAAAACAAGAAAATCACGATAGTTTCTACAGCCGAAGCTTTGGGAGATGTTTTTGTTTATGATCTGAGAGGAAGATTGCTTTATGAAAACAAAAACACAGACAAAAATGAATTTGTGATACCCAATTTGAATTCTGGTGATCAGTTTTTGATTGTTGTCGTACAATTGGCAAATGGCAAATGGGTCAGCAAGGAAATCGTTTTTTAG